The Salvelinus alpinus chromosome 10, SLU_Salpinus.1, whole genome shotgun sequence genome includes the window ctacatgattccatatgttagatgtcttcactattattatacagtgtagaaaatagtacaaataaagaaatgccaaacttttgactggtactatatatatatatatatatatatacacacacatatgacAAGAGCTTATGTAGCCTAGTCTTTTGAACACAGACGTTCCTAGTAAAGATCCAGCAGACACATTTACTGGCTGCTCTCCTCACACCCACCTATTCGTTCTCACTGATTCCCACGCACACCACTCGTTATCCGGTGACAACATGCAAAGCAGTTTCCCACTTGGGTTCACAGAGGTATCCATTCTCTTGCTCATGCCGCATTCTGGCTCCCCCCCAGGAGGtgtcccttctctctttcttggCACTCTCTGGCTCTCCTCCCTTTACCCTCCTTGCTGCAGTTAAAGgggcccgggggggggggggctctggcgTACTTATATTAGTAAGGGAACCCTTGTCACGCAGGAAAACAGAGCTGGGTTGGTGAGGGGGGGGGGCATGCGAGAGGGGTAAGCTAGTGACACAGAGGATGCTTGCAAGGTTGTGTAATATCCAGCCCAGGGCCCTGGCAGGTCCAGGTCCTGCTGTAAGCAGCACAAACTCACAGGTTTTGGTGACATATTGTTTTTTTTAAGGCGAAAGGCAGtgtcacagacagctgtgtggGTGTCAGGATGGcctgggggggagagggagagactgagagaagggCGGGGTATGACAAGCTGGCTGGGGGTGGTGTGGTTGAGCCACAGCGCAGAGGAAGCATGCTGTGGTCTGGTCACTGGGTCTAGTGCCTGAGAAGTCCAACTGGGGTTGTTGGGAGTCTGTTTGTTACCTACCTCTGACTGTTTTATGCTGGATCCCCAGTCAGATAAACGGATGTTGTAGATCAATCCTAAACTCGTCCTAGGCCTCCCTCGTTTCCCcccccctagcactacacagctgattcaaataaccaaagctTGATGATACGTTGGTTATTTGAAtatagctgtgtagtgctagggcaaaaaccaacgCATGGACCCAGAGGgggccccaggaccaagtttgagAAACCCTGTTGTAGATTGTCTAATATGTCACGCTCAGTGTCTGTCACAATATAAATGCTTTACTTTGCCCATAGCAGCAAACTACTGCTTTTAATGAAGATGTGAAATAGCTGACGTCAACAATTTTGAAATGAACAACATTTTAATGATGAGCTGACTGAGTGCTGatccctttgttctctctctccagggcaATGTTTATGAGTGGGTTGTCTGAGAGTAAACAGACTAATGTTCACCTGAAGAACGTGGACCCTGCCACTCTCCAGATCATCATCACCTACGCCTATACAGGCAACCTGGCTATCAATGACAGCACTGTGGAGCCACTCTATGAGACCGCCTGCTTCCTACAGGTGTGGTACCAGTctcctattcccccccccccccactcatctGGGTCTCAACATTACTCTACTGATCTGATCTACAGAGGTAGACGTGTCCTGTCTTCACGGGACTCGTCACATCACTGACCCTCCTATTTCTGATCAGTGGCCATTACTGAATGAATGAGTGGGTGTATGTGCCTAATTGAGTGATTGAGTCTTAGTAATATAATCGCAATGTTGATCTTGATGATTTTCAAGCAGTAGCTATTTCTCTATAATACACCCCCTACCTGTCTAGGTAGAGGATGTGCTACTGCAGTGCAGGGACTACCTGGTGAAGAAGATCCATGCAGATAACTGTGTCCGGATGCTGAGCATCGGGGATCTGTTCTCTTGTGTGGAGCTGAAGCAGAGCGCCAAGCGCATGGTGGAACACAAGTTCCCCGTGGTCTACCGTCAGGAGGCCTTCCTACAGCTGTCCCACGAGCTGCTGGTCGACGTGCTGTGCTCAGACAACCTCAACGTGGAGAAGGTGGGTACACACTTCTCTGGTTATACGTACCTAATGTACTTTCTACGTACTTAGAAATATTCCTACCGGTATGTATACTTTTTcatataaaaaaacaacaactctgTCTTAATGTTGGTTCTGTGTATTTCTTATCCCTGAGCTGTAAAGCAAGTTACCCCTTGGGGATAAGAATACGGCTTCTGGCTACACAAAATGACTGCTTGTAAAACTGATACTACATTGTGACAACACCATAGGTATGTTTGATGTTTAAATATTCTCTTTTCTCTTAGGAGGAGACGGTGAGGGAGGCTGCCATGCTGTGGCTGGAGTATAACATGGAGGCTAGGTCCCAGTACCTGTCCTCAGTTCTCAGCCAGATCCGCATCGACGCTCTCTCCGAGGTGACTCAGCGCGCCTGGTTCCAGGGCCTACCGCCTAACGACAAGTCTGTCGTAGTGCAGGGCCTCTACAAGTCCATGCCCAAGTTCTTCAAACCCCGCCTTGGTATGACCAAGGAGGAGATGCTCATCTTCATAGAGGCCACGTCAGAGTGGCCGTCTGACATGGGTCAGGTGATGACAGGCCCCAACCACACGGTGGTGTGTTACAGCCCGCAAGCCGAGAAGGTCTACAAGCTCAGCAACCCGCCGGGCTACCTCCAGAAGGTTGGGACGCTCGTCACACCCGACAACGACGTGTTCATCGCCGGCGGGCAAATCCCGCTGAAGAACTCGATCGCCAACCACGGGAAGAGCGGTGGCAAGCAACAGGCAGTGTTCCGATCGGTGGATAGCTTCTTCTGGTTTGACGCCCAGCAGAATGCCTGGGTGCCTAAGACGCCCATGCTGTGTGCCCGCATCAAGCCCTCTCTGGTCTACTGCGAGGGTTACATTTACGCCATCGGGGGGGACAACGTAGGCGGGGAGCTGAATAAACGTACCGTAGAACGCTATGACTGTGAGAAAGACGAGTGGGCTATGATGAGCCCCCTCCCTTGCGCCTGGAACTGGACCACGTCCGTAGCAGCCCACGACTGTATCTACGTGATGACCCATGACCTCATGTACTGCTACTTCCCTCGCGCTGACACCTGGGTAGAGATGGCCATGAGGAAGACAAGTCGCTGCTTCGCCTCCGCTGCCACCTTCGGTGACCTCATCTTCTATATCGGGGGGCTCCACGTTGTCTCCAACTCGGGCGTCCGCATGCCCACCAGCACCATCGACGGCTCCTCCGTCACCGTGGAGATCTACGACGTCGGCAAGAACGAGTGGCGCCTGGCCGCCAACATCCCTGCCAAGCGCTACTCGGACCCGTGTGTGCGGGCCGTGGTGCTCCTTGGCTCTCTGTGCATCTTCATGCGGGAGACTCACATGAACGAGCGCGCCAAGTACGCCATCTACCAGTACGACCTGGAGCTGGACCGCTGGTACCTCAAGCAGCCCGTGTCTGAGCGCGTGCTCTGGGACCTGGGGAAGGACTTCCGCTGCGCTGTGGGGAAGCTATACCCATCCTGTCTGGAAGAATCCCCGTGGAAACCACCCACCTACCTGTTTTCCCCCGACGGGGCCGAGGAGTTTGAGGTGGACGGAGAGATGGTCTCCCTCCCTCACATATAGCTCTTAACCTTCCTCCTCTCTGCCCCCAAACTGAGTCCCTGAATTGCCCTCTGAACTCTGGGTGTGACGTGTCGAGGGATGGACCTGAATGCCAGAGGGGTAGGTTTGATGTCTGTCTGTTCCAAAGGGATCTGAGCGCTACAAGGCTATTCTGCCGGCTGGCTGTTGCTGACAAACAAGCTTATACAAAGCCTCAGACATTGAAAATATAGGAGAGAAACGAAAAAGTAATATGGGAAAAAAGTAGATTTGTTTTTTCTTTTGTCCGTTGCAACTTCAAGTCTGTTATACTGTTTCTACAATGTGATAATTGAAAGTCGACTGATTTGTGATGATGCACTTACTGGCGAAAAGCTCCTTGGAATAACTGTACCAAAATCCTCCTGgtctccacctctttctctcacCACTGTTGTAAACCCACATCCATCTCTCCTAGGGACACATGGCCTGTGTCCCAGCcatatggtaccctattccctaagtagtgcactaaatgggtaatacggtgccatttgggatgctcatAGTATAGGAACATACAGGGCCAagtgttaggggggggggggggggttatgggaGAGAAGGGGTTCTAGGTGGTGACTGCAGGTCCAGTCACTCTACCcgttttttttcttcacctctGTTCCAGACACGCAaccccctgcctctcccctcaCTCCTCTAGTCCCCTGCTCACACTAACACCACTCTAGCCTGCCTGTCTcttaggctgtgtcccaaatggcacccgactCCCTACATTgggccctacttttgaccagggtgcaAAGGGCCACCATAGGCTTGTTGAGCTGGCACTGGAGCTCTTGCCAAAAGTAGCGTcctatatagggttccatttgggaggcATCCTTAGTCAATCTCTCTGGACACAGGTCTTCCACAGAGCCAGCCAGCGGTTTACAGAACGGAGCTCACCCTAACCAACCGCCATATCGTCGTGATGGGAGGATCTATGCCGGCTCTTATTTTTGACAAGCGCGGGTCTCTGCAACAACACACGCCTCCTTCACTCTCTCAATACTCTGGTCAACTATAGATTTTTGGGCTCATGCATTTTTTTTTCTTTCCCTAAGCTGCtgaaatatatataattataaaaatatatatttttcatatgtttaaaaaataaactgtTTTAGTGTGGGGAAAACAACCAGGTTCTATTTTgtattagtattttttttaagTTAATatcagacattactgtagtgtgATTGTGTTTAGGTATCCACCCCCCCATCAGATTATTTTCTTGAGTGAAATACTGAGGAATCTTGCTGCTGATTGGGTCTGAGAAGGAGGGCTGGCCCAGTGCTGTTGCTATGGAAATTGTCCAGGCAACCACTAGCGGTAGTGGAGACCGACTGGAGGGTGGTATAGGAGGGAAGGAGCGGACGGAGCTGCTTCATGATTCCTACCTTAAACATGAGCACAGGTGCTTCATGACAAACCTTACTAGCATGTTTGGCTGCATCATGTTCCTTTGGCACTGTATTTTGAATGAACGTTAATTTATTAAAAAACATACCAAAACGTTCTCGAAAAAAATGGCTTGTTATTTTCACATGGGTTGATGAAGCAGGCTTGGTTTTGTTTTAAACATGTCACAATGTGTTTACCTTTCAATCCAGTCTGCTCACAATTACAGATTTAGCCTATTTACATGTTCAGTTAGTCATACAACCTAGGTACTTATTATGCCTGCTTAAAATAGTTTTTCCCCATTCGTTGCCTGACAAAGGCATCCACAGAAGCCCTGTCCGTACCACCTCTGAATAGCTATAACTGGAGCTGGTTGATTCCCAGATGGCAACCTATTCCATACAGCTGCTGAAGCCAAACAAACATCGCTctgcctcctccccctccatAGCTTTTGAGCTGATAATCTGAAAGTCATCCGTGAGGTCCCTGGGTTCGCGTGTGATGTTATTGAACTGAGGCACGTGGCTGCAGCCTGTTTTTGTCCGGTAGACCCTGCGCCTGCTACACCCCCTCCCTCTACGGTCTTTTGTTTGGCTGACCTACATACAGTATGAACAGACCAGACCATGAATATCTCGCTCTAACAGAAGCTTACAGAGATACTTTTTTCATATCTTGTTACGTTTTGTAGGTAGTATTTTTCCTGTAAGCTTATGGGAAGCACTTTTAGGTACGGAAGCAGTAAAGATGAGGCTGATTTCCATCAGTTTTTTTCATATTTAATGCAGCATAAATTAACTTCACATTTTCAAAACCCTAAATATGTCAGATTAAATTTTCTTTGCATACTTAAAGTACATTTCAGAGTTCAACAGCAACAAATGAAGCATACAGGCAATACGAATGACTCAGATTTTAGTTTAAAAGTCAAGACAGGAAATCAAAGAGATGATGGTCCAAAGTTCAGACAGCAAAGCTGTCATTATTACAGTTTAAAAACGGGACCTGTGCCCATGTCTAAACGTCTGCGAACGAGTGCTGATTTAGGACCTGTTTGGCCTTTTAGATCGTAATTGATAAGGTTATATGGGATCCTAGATCGGCACTCTTACTCCGACTTTTAGTGGATACAGTCCCAGATCTCaaagataaatatatatacacacttatTTCCTAAATATGGATCTGTGCCTAAATGTTAAACTAATCCAACAACTTCAATACAAACAGTTGGGGAGAAAGTACTGTAATCATCTCAAAGTAACAAGTATAGGCTAAGAGagtacatagaaatataatctttCCTATGTATAGGTGCAACCAATTCCCTATGTACAGCACTAGTTTTAGTAGTGCACTTTCTACGGAATAGGTTTAAAGGGCCTTAGTCAAAAGTAGtgacctatatagggaatagggtgccatttcagatgcacgaTAGTGAGCCATAGATCAGGTAGAGATTGGTTCCAGTCGTGTCATCACTATTATTTGTACAAGTCCAACAAACTATATACAACTAATAAATTCATTTTATCCCATACTCCAACTATCTTTATAAAAGTTCACTATTACATGTATAGTGCAGACATAATGAGGAAAAAGATAAAAAGCATTTTTCTTAACCTGAAGGAATGACAAACAGtgtatgttccaaatggcaccctcttctctttatagtgcactacttttgaccagggaccggtcaaaagtagtgcactatggtaagggttccatttgggacaccccCATAGGTTGTCTGTCCTGTCCAGTAAACTGAGAATAACTTGCTCTGACCCAGCATCTTATTTACAGTAACACAGCTTCCAGCCAGCGATGCACTGGTTTCACACtgtcagtatatacagtatacacctTGTTGGAATACAGTTAGAGCAAAACACTGGCATTGGATAAAACACAAAAGGTCTTCCACCACACAGAGAAAAACACACTGAAATCTGAAGTGTCTGAGGCTCTGAGCATGGGCTCTGAGGATATTTCTGCCGGTCTGTTTAGCACAAGTGGCTATTCCTCTCATCTGCCCTTGTCGATCTGTCCTCCATGCTGGAGCAGTTGTAACCTggggatggaggggagagggtaCTGCAGACCAGGTTTGCGTCCTAAATGGCATCTAttcctagtgcactacttatcaccagtactctatgggccctgggcaAAAGTTgtgaactacatagggaatagggtatcatttATGACAAAGACCTGGATCCCTCTGCTGTGTTGTGGTATCCCATCAGAGACCTGAATCAAATCTTTCATAAAATAAAACCTTTCCCCAAACACGCAAAATTCAACCTATTCTGCCCACCTGACCCCGGTTCCTTCTCTGTAACTAGCTGGTTCtgaaagaaagggggagaggaggaataggaggagtGTGTCACGTCGCATCCCGTCTCCTCAACCGTATTGGAGGACACTGTCCAAGattcctcccctctgaccttctccaatAGGGTTTGTGAAGGAGCTCAGGAGAAAGGATGCAGGGAATCAAGGAAAGATGAATTGAGAGACACTCGGGGAAGGACCGTTGgagggggttaggttagggtaTCCTCGGCTCCTAGGCTTAACTCATGTTGGCTAAAGCCTGTGACAGAGGCTAAGGTTAGGTTAGGAGGCAGGCAGCAGGTAGGTGGTCAAGGCTTGGCCTCGGTAGGTGACTGAGGCTCAGGGGAGGCTGCGGGAGTGGCTAAAATAGCAGGCTGGGCCAACGTAGAGAACCAGGACGACATGGCTGACTTAGCACTGGTTAACACTCCACCCACCGACTGACCTGGAGGATGGAGACAGGAGGGATTGTGGATAAGATATAAAGTTCTGTACTGAACAATACATTTCTTAGAAATTAATTGATGAAAACAAAGTGAATGTTAGTTAGCAGTACTCTGTGTTGACTATTTTTGAAGGCCAGTTTCCTGGACTACAAATCCTTCACAAGTGGCTTAATTTGAGTCTGGGGAAAAGGTTGGTTAGAGAGACTGTCGGTCTCACCTACTGCCTTCCCGGTCTGCACGACACTCCGACTGGTGGTGATCACAGCTGCTCCAATTTTCTTCCCCCGTTCGCTGTTCTGCACCGAGCTgagattcagagagagaaaggaaaaaggGCTATTCAGTCACGACCAACCATGTTGCACCCAGAAAGAAACCCTGGGTAGCAGTGACACATTTCTCAACtaaaatgtttctacaacctgtTATAGTACTGCATAACTCTGCggaagtagagagagagttaCTGTCACCGGTGGTCGAATCTAATTATCCAAACCAAGCCAACCTGAGACTAGAGCAGCAGAGTGTCCGCCTGTTGTCCCGGGTACATTTCACAACATACACACAAAGAAATCCAGCCTGGCGGCCTCTTTTTAAAATCACCCAGATGTCAACACACACATTACAGTCCCAAGAGGGTCAGTAGTCCTGGTCAAATGATTGGATAGATATAAGCGTTCTCTTCTTACTAACCTCGGTGACAAGAGGATAGAGAGCATTACCGCAATACCTAGCTTCACCTTGCCTTCTGATTGGCTAGGTAGAAGGTTTTCGCTATATTGCTTAGACctatccaatcctctcagatctaggGACTAGGGGTCTATTTGGAATTCAGCTGTGGTGTCCCACCCAGAGCCCCTCCCTACCTGGCACCTCTTATGGTTGGCACTAGCACCAAGGGACTCCtacactatatactgtacagGATACAGTCACAGTACACTACGTACAGGATACAGTCACAGTACGTACAGGATACAGTCACAGTACACTACGTACAGGATAGTCACAGTACACTACATACAGGATACAGTCACAGTACACTAGGTACAGGATACAGTCACAGTACACTACATACAGGATACAGTCACAGTACACTACGTACAGGATACAGTCACAGTACACTACGTACAGGATACAGTCACAGTACGTACAGGATACAGTCACAGTACACTACGTACAGGATAGTCACAGTACACTACATACAGGATAGTCACAGTACACTACGTACAGGATACAGTCACAGTACACTACATACAGGATACAGTCACAGTACACTACGTACAGGATACAGTCACAGTACACTACATACAGGATACAGTCACAGTACAGCTGAAGAGAATGGACTTCTGTACtgaagccttgttcacactgcagacCTTAATGCTGAAATCAGTTTGGTTTTTCAAATCCGTTTTGGAATACAAgtgaccaatgttccctctaagctgcacaCGGCCGCGCAGAACAAATGCTCCTGACGAACAGctgttgtgctgacgttgcttccagaggcaatttggcactcggtagtgagtgttgcaaccgaggaccacttaacaataacagcacgtacagttgatcggggcagc containing:
- the LOC139531855 gene encoding kelch repeat and BTB domain-containing protein 2-like, whose translation is MSDLSERRPVNMDYAVSLLEQLNFFYEQKLLTDVVLLVEDNEFPCHKMVLATCSSYFRAMFMSGLSESKQTNVHLKNVDPATLQIIITYAYTGNLAINDSTVEPLYETACFLQVEDVLLQCRDYLVKKIHADNCVRMLSIGDLFSCVELKQSAKRMVEHKFPVVYRQEAFLQLSHELLVDVLCSDNLNVEKEETVREAAMLWLEYNMEARSQYLSSVLSQIRIDALSEVTQRAWFQGLPPNDKSVVVQGLYKSMPKFFKPRLGMTKEEMLIFIEATSEWPSDMGQVMTGPNHTVVCYSPQAEKVYKLSNPPGYLQKVGTLVTPDNDVFIAGGQIPLKNSIANHGKSGGKQQAVFRSVDSFFWFDAQQNAWVPKTPMLCARIKPSLVYCEGYIYAIGGDNVGGELNKRTVERYDCEKDEWAMMSPLPCAWNWTTSVAAHDCIYVMTHDLMYCYFPRADTWVEMAMRKTSRCFASAATFGDLIFYIGGLHVVSNSGVRMPTSTIDGSSVTVEIYDVGKNEWRLAANIPAKRYSDPCVRAVVLLGSLCIFMRETHMNERAKYAIYQYDLELDRWYLKQPVSERVLWDLGKDFRCAVGKLYPSCLEESPWKPPTYLFSPDGAEEFEVDGEMVSLPHI